A window of Bacillota bacterium genomic DNA:
GTTATATCACTGCCGAGGCTGAACAGGCTTTCGCCCACCCTCGAATCGACGGCGCTCAAGCTGATGGAAGAGGCCGGGGAACTTGCGCAGGCGATCGGTAAGCTGAGGGGGCTTTCCGGCGAGGCGTGTTACGAGGATACACGGACAGTGATGGAAAAGGTGACAAGGGAACTCCTCGATGTCGCCCAGACGGCGGTGTCAATGATGTTTGTCCTGGAGGAGCACTACGGGATTAATATCGACGTGGCGCTAGAACAGCACGTACAAAAGCTGGTTGATAAAGGATACCTTTCCTCATGAACGTCTCCCCCAAAAAGGTTCTCGTTGTTTTCGGCACCAGGCCCGAAGCCATTAAGATGGCACCCGTCATACAGGCGTTGGAGAGGGCGGATGCCTTTCAGGCGGTGGTCGCCGTTACGGCGCAGCACCGCGAGATGCTCGACCAGGTGCTTGCGCTGTTCGGGATCGTCCCGCGGTACGATCTGAACATCATGCAGGAAGGCCAGACTCTCTTCGGGGTGACGGTCCGCGCGCTCAACGGCCTTGAGCGGGTTCTGCGGGAGGTGCGTCCGGACGTCGTCCTGGTCCACGGGGACACGACCACCACCTTCACCGCGGCACTGGCCGCTTTTTACCTTAAGATTCCGGTAGGGCACGTCGAGGCCGGACTGCGTACCGGTGAGAAATACGCGCCTTTCCCCGAGGAAATTAACCGGCACCTCACGGCGGTGCTGTCGGATGTCAATTTTGCGCCGACGGCGCGGGCGCGGTCCGCGCTTCTGAACGAAGGCGTCGACGCGGGCGGCATATTTGTTACGGGGAATACCGTCATCGACGCTCTTTTCCAGGTGGTGCGGCCGGACTATCGTTTCGGGGACGGGGCATTGGAAACCGCGGTAAACAGCGGGCGGCGCGTCATCCTTGTCACCACCCACCGCCGGGAAAACTGGGGCGAACCTCTGGCCGGCGTGTACAGGGCGCTCAAACGCGTGGTCATGAACCATGACGATATTACCGTGGTTTTTCCGGTTCATCGCAACCCGGTCGTTTCGCAGGCGGCGGCGAAGGAGTTCGCGGATTGTCCGCGGGTGCATCTCACAGAGCCGCTGCCTTACGGCGATTTCGCCAACCTGATGTCGAAGAGCTTTCTTGTGCTCACGGACTCTGGAGGATTGCAGGAGGAGGCGCCTGCGCTCGGAAAACCGGTACTCGTATTGCGCGACGTTACGGAAAGGCCCGAAGCCGTGGATGCAGGCACGGTGATGCTTGTCGGAACAGAAGAGAGCAGGGTGTTTGCAGCGGTGGAAAGACTTCTAAACGACAGCACTTTCTACAAACGGATGGCGGAAGCGGTTAACCCGTACGGTGACGGGCGGGCGGCGGCGAGGATCGAAGAAGGGCTCAGGTGTTTTTTCGGACTGGGCCCGCGACCGGTGGAATTCAGCCCGCCGGTACGTTCCTAAGGTCACAAGATATTTTAAAGTGAACCTTGCGAAAAAAAATTTTCAAAACCGCAGACGAAAATGTATTTTCCGGCAGGAATATTTTTGGTAACGTAGAAAATATACTGCATTGGATAAGCTTATTTTGGGTAGAAAAGGGAGTAAAAGAGTCTGGAATTGTAATTTAAGGAACAAGTAAAAGAGAAAAAACGGAGGAAAAACGCCATCGTGGCCAGCAAGAACGGGTGGGGACGCGTGATGCAGGTATTCGCCCTCACCTCAAGCATTAGTGTGCAGTTCGCAGTGTCTGTTGTTCTGGGCTGGTGGATCGGGGACAAGTTAGACAAGCGGTTCCAATCGGAGATACCATGGATGACCATTGTAGGTCTGCTGGTAGGGGTTGGGGCCGGTGTTTACGGGATTATAAATATAATGGGGCGTTTTTCCCTAAAAGACGAAGAAAAATAACTAGTTACCGGAGTGATGGGTTAGGTGGCGTTGTCGGGAGAGTTCGAGCGGTTTGCCGGCCGTGTTATCCGTGAGGCTGTGTGGGTTCTTGTGGTTTTGATGGTTATGCTTTTATATCAGCCGCATAATACACTGATAGCGAGTTTTACCCTGGGTCTCGGTATCAGTATCATCAACGGATTTTTTCTGAGCCTGCGGATGCGGCGGATGCTGCAGCTTCTGCCGTACGGGGAACACCGGGCAAAATCCTTTATCCAGATGGGTACGGCTACCCGCTGGGTTTTAATAATCACTACATTGTATTTTGCTTCAAAA
This region includes:
- a CDS encoding MazG-like family protein, translated to MTVKHKVISLPRLNRLSPTLESTALKLMEEAGELAQAIGKLRGLSGEACYEDTRTVMEKVTRELLDVAQTAVSMMFVLEEHYGINIDVALEQHVQKLVDKGYLSS
- the wecB gene encoding UDP-N-acetylglucosamine 2-epimerase (non-hydrolyzing); amino-acid sequence: MNVSPKKVLVVFGTRPEAIKMAPVIQALERADAFQAVVAVTAQHREMLDQVLALFGIVPRYDLNIMQEGQTLFGVTVRALNGLERVLREVRPDVVLVHGDTTTTFTAALAAFYLKIPVGHVEAGLRTGEKYAPFPEEINRHLTAVLSDVNFAPTARARSALLNEGVDAGGIFVTGNTVIDALFQVVRPDYRFGDGALETAVNSGRRVILVTTHRRENWGEPLAGVYRALKRVVMNHDDITVVFPVHRNPVVSQAAAKEFADCPRVHLTEPLPYGDFANLMSKSFLVLTDSGGLQEEAPALGKPVLVLRDVTERPEAVDAGTVMLVGTEESRVFAAVERLLNDSTFYKRMAEAVNPYGDGRAAARIEEGLRCFFGLGPRPVEFSPPVRS
- a CDS encoding AtpZ/AtpI family protein, translating into MASKNGWGRVMQVFALTSSISVQFAVSVVLGWWIGDKLDKRFQSEIPWMTIVGLLVGVGAGVYGIINIMGRFSLKDEEK
- a CDS encoding ATP synthase subunit I, which translates into the protein MALSGEFERFAGRVIREAVWVLVVLMVMLLYQPHNTLIASFTLGLGISIINGFFLSLRMRRMLQLLPYGEHRAKSFIQMGTATRWVLIITTLYFASKTGWFILPAVMGGLLLVPAFSIVEAIRALVLGRLQVDA